Proteins encoded together in one Deinococcus aestuarii window:
- the rsmG gene encoding 16S rRNA (guanine(527)-N(7))-methyltransferase RsmG produces MTPEGRRFLLNAAAELDLDLSPQAELFGRLLDLLVAGADQVNLTSLRNERDIILKHFVDSLTCLRGGWLDGEWSVLDLGTGAGFPALPLAIVRPELRVTAMDATRKKVEFVGRTARDLGLANVEPLTGRAETLGRQPGRREGYDRVVTRAVAALPILAELALPFLPVGGLLVAQKGALGPEELEAGTRAAAEVGGEVRAVEPFALPVLGDARTLVVVEKVAPTPERYPRREGVPNKQPLFWKAT; encoded by the coding sequence ATGACTCCTGAAGGAAGACGATTTTTGCTGAACGCGGCGGCAGAACTGGACCTCGACCTTTCCCCACAGGCTGAGTTGTTCGGGCGCCTGCTTGACCTGCTCGTCGCGGGGGCGGATCAGGTCAACCTCACCTCGCTGAGAAACGAGCGCGACATCATCCTCAAACATTTCGTGGACTCGCTGACCTGCCTGCGGGGCGGGTGGCTCGACGGCGAGTGGAGCGTTCTCGACCTGGGAACGGGCGCCGGGTTTCCGGCCCTGCCCCTCGCCATCGTGCGCCCGGAGCTGAGGGTCACGGCGATGGACGCGACCCGCAAGAAAGTCGAGTTCGTGGGCCGCACGGCGCGGGACCTCGGGCTGGCGAACGTGGAGCCTCTGACGGGCCGGGCGGAGACCCTGGGCCGCCAACCGGGACGGCGCGAGGGGTACGACCGGGTGGTCACGCGGGCGGTGGCGGCGTTGCCCATCCTCGCCGAGTTGGCCTTGCCCTTCCTCCCGGTCGGCGGCCTGCTCGTTGCCCAGAAGGGGGCGCTCGGTCCCGAGGAGCTGGAGGCGGGCACCCGGGCGGCGGCGGAGGTCGGGGGTGAGGTGAGGGCGGTGGAGCCCTTCGCGCTGCCCGTGCTGGGGGACGCGCGGACGCTGGTGGTGGTCGAGAAGGTGGCGCCCACGCCCGAACGCTACCCGCGCCGTGAGGGCGTACCGAACAAGCAGCCGTTATTCTGGAAGGCGACGTGA
- a CDS encoding ParA family protein: MKILGVVNQKGGVGKTTTAINLAAYLAAGGRRVLLLDMDPQGNASSGLGLRGQERGLYEALDEPGRVPELIQPSGQPGLDVLPATPDLAGAGVELAGDPEALTRLLARVEGYDLVLIDAPPSLGPLTVNVLAAADALLIPLQAEYFALEGLAGLMETVERVRGGLNPRLRVLGVAITMFDGRTNLGQEVETMVRQHFGELVFWSVVPRNVRLSEAPSFAKPINAFAPLSSGAAAYKRLAEEVMQRVEKI, from the coding sequence GTGAAGATCCTCGGAGTCGTGAACCAGAAGGGCGGGGTGGGGAAGACCACCACCGCCATCAATCTCGCCGCGTATCTGGCGGCGGGAGGACGCCGGGTGCTGCTCCTCGACATGGACCCCCAGGGCAACGCCTCCAGCGGCCTCGGCCTGCGCGGGCAGGAGCGCGGCCTGTACGAGGCCCTGGACGAACCCGGACGCGTCCCGGAGCTGATCCAGCCCTCCGGTCAGCCGGGCCTCGACGTGCTGCCCGCCACCCCGGACCTCGCGGGTGCGGGGGTCGAACTCGCGGGCGACCCGGAGGCCCTGACCCGGCTGCTCGCCCGGGTGGAGGGCTACGACCTCGTGCTGATCGACGCGCCGCCCAGCCTGGGGCCGCTCACGGTCAACGTCCTTGCCGCCGCCGACGCCCTGCTGATCCCCCTCCAGGCCGAGTATTTCGCGCTGGAGGGGCTGGCGGGCCTGATGGAGACGGTGGAGCGGGTGCGCGGCGGCCTGAACCCGAGGCTGAGGGTCCTCGGGGTGGCGATCACGATGTTCGACGGGCGCACGAACCTCGGGCAGGAGGTCGAGACGATGGTGCGCCAGCATTTCGGCGAACTCGTCTTCTGGTCGGTCGTGCCCCGCAACGTGCGGCTCTCCGAGGCGCCGAGCTTCGCCAAGCCCATCAACGCCTTCGCGCCCCTGTCGAGCGGGGCGGCGGCGTACAAGCGGCTCGCCGAGGAGGTGATGCAGCGTGTCGAAAAAATCTAG